A window of Bombus terrestris chromosome 4, iyBomTerr1.2, whole genome shotgun sequence genomic DNA:
aaataataatacataacacaCTGTATAAAGTGCGAGTAATGTCAACTTAAATCTGAAAGTTTATCATTTgctaaaaacaaattttattttgtaacaaaTAGATAAAGTACTTTCATTATTAACTCGGCATCACACGGATATTTCCGCTTCAGAAGTTTATCTGTGTACGGCCGGACTAACAGCTTCATATCTGTACCAATCTTTAACCAGGACACTTGAAatcgatattacattataaactAGATGCCTCTATAGTAGGAATATTAAATAGACCAGCATTTTTCCAATAATAGTTAGGAGGGCCACTGGTAAAACAATATTTCATAGATAGTGGTTCGTCATTTTCAACATAATAcatcaaataaaaattgcacATTTCATCAGCTTTAGTAGGACCAATGTATGTCCAACTATTGCGTGCATTATACATAGTACAACGGGCTGCTATTTGATCACCTTGTTCAGCAGAAACATTTTTATGTATAGGATAAAACATTTGAGGTGTTAAAGGATCTCTTTTGCCTAATTCTATCCAAGTGTAATCTGGTTTTATCAAATATCCAGAAACTACTTTACCAAGTGAATGAGTATGGGTTCTATATGCAAAAGGATGAATAGTTTTGTTCTCTTTTATTATGCAAGCTGTTTCCATGTATGTTGTACTTCGAGGTGGTATAACACCTCCAGTTCCCAAAAGGAGAACACCAGCTAATTTATTCAATGGACGTAATGTGTAATAGAGAAATACACCAGAGTCGTCAGTGCCAGCATCTTGAAATTTTGCAGTATGTGCATAATGGACCTGCAGAACTAGATATTTAATCGAGGAGTCCCCACCAACTTTGAAACCCACCCCTTCTGGTAAAATTAATGTTGGAGCATCTCTGGCCCAGGCATATAATATCtgtataaaatgataatataattaaatatttataatatttctctttaaattcttaaattattcttttaaacatcattttatattacatacctGAGAATTTTCTGCACAGGGAACGATTGTATCTTCGTTATTATTTATACCATATCCCATTTCTCCGCAATTCCATACTGATTTTGAACTACCAGGTTTTCCACAACCATATAAAAGTATATGATGAACACCTGGCATTGCATTTGGTTCAAAACCTGTCAAATAATAGTTTTGGGAAGGATCTACTTTAACAGGAGTACACAAATACAATTCCTcctaaaaataaggaaaatatgTTATCATTATCTCTTTATATTCTTCCTATATTATTTGCTTGACataaattaaacatttgatTGAAACGTTAAAACGAAAGAGATATTAATTACAACATCGTTAAacacatataaaaaaatatatttcatattggtatcttgaaatataaaatctgtATTTACTTACCCTACTTGATGTAACATTTGGCATAAGCAATGCATATTTATTTACActgttacattttataaatttaaataaaagtgcAAATAAAACATAAATCGTGAAATCTCCTTTCATCTTTTTGtcaatatttcgaaatattacattaaattacattaattacgAAATCCACGTCTTCTTATCAAACGTCACCAATCGATATCACACACGGTCACAGTACTTGTAGTCCACGTACAGATAATTTCTGACGTAGAATAAGCATTTGGAAACGCCATCTATCAGagatacataaatttattgcacgtattgtaaaatttatcaACAGAAATACACAATTTACAAAACAATAACACAGTTAAATAATAATCATTGCTATCGAGCAATGTGTGAATGAATTATGGTACAAATATAGTtcaatgtacatatgtatattcgtcTATTATTGGACAGATTCGTTGATGACTAGAGTCACGTGAGTATATAATGTTCATTCATTctctatttcaatttcattcatgAAATCAGTgtctgaaatatttaaatgtcgAATTTTAAACAGACCATATAATCGATTAATTTGTTGTCTGCTTAACTTTCACGAGCATTAAAGCATCGGatacattaaatttatttttatcttttatttatatatatgtcacGAATTTGATCTGTAAGCCATTCTATGCCTAATTGTAAACCTTCTCCAGTAATTGCATTTGTCGCTCGTATATGCCAGGGTTTGTTCTGTATACGATCAAGACCAAGCCCAGCAACAAGTTTGACAGTGGTTAAAGAATCAGGCAAGTCCATTTTATTTGCCAGAAAGAGAATCGGTATTTTACGACctataatattcgataaataaaattcaataaggAAAACACGATATACGATATTCAATATGAAAAAGTAAGGAAATAATATATACCAACTACATCTGGATGTTGGAGAAGCATATCTAATTCTTCTTTGACAACAACCAATCGTAATTTGTCGCTGCTATCGATGATAAAGATAATACCATGGCAATCTTTATAATAATGTTCCCATAACGGTCTATGACGATCATGACCTGACATATCAAATGCCGtgaaactaatatttttaactGAAAACAtgttaaaatgtattattagtATTCTATGGTATGCGATTATAAAGAGCAGTATAAAATAACGAGGTAATATTGATTTACGAAAAACGTAAATGTACATATGTGTATTCAAtaaatacattattacatataatgaaatatatacatattattcatCTTATGAGGCgccattttatatattaaaataaatgagaaTCACTGAAGAGAAGTATAATGGAGGTATATTGACGCGATAGTCTTTAAAAGTAATAATCaacttgtaaataaattattaaaaagtatggaagcatataatattttagaaaatgttattaatgAAAAAGATTCAGACGAAAATAAAAGTAAGCTATACGTTCATCTAAAAAAGTCTAACCCTATAACATTTGTGGTGAAGGTAATATATTAAGTATTATTCAATTTCAGGCTCTATAGATGAACTGAAAAGCAAATTAAAAAACCAAATACATCAATTGAAATCTATAATTTTGCAAATTGAATGTAGTTTGGACATATTAAAATTTGGGAACATTAAATGTGTTCATTCAAACATTACCAAGTGCCTGAAAACCGATGAAGTTCAGGATATCAATTTACAATTAGAGTCCGAATTATATAGATATTCCGGTTTTCACTGTGTCAAATTCTCAAAACAGGAACATGTGTTTAATTTTTCACCTTtgaataaatatgataaaaataatgtttttgcTGTACAAATTTTGAATGATCAATATAAAGGAATTTTAGGAAAATGGGTGATGCCAATGGGTATTGATTTACATGATGTGATATGTGATTTTCCTATCCATGAGTTAAAAAATGTAcctcattttttgaaaatttgtaagcAATATATAGATTGCTATTTCATAAGACAAGAACAATACACAACACTGATGGTACATATAGCTTATGAACTTATTTTTCTACATAACGGTTggaaacaaaatattaaatatctattttaatttttagcaTAATATTTCTCATATAAAAAACTGTAAGTTACAAACAAATTTAGGATATACCCAAATTAATTTAGAACTGATGGgggtatataataaaaatactgattcatatataactataataatatatctcttatataatattaatgaaactaGGCCATATAAAATTGAGATAGATTCAGTAACAGAGAATGGACTGCATAAAGAGTTCAAAAACCATCTAGAATCATCTTTAGTGTGTTTTAAGCAATTTGATTTACATACAGCATTTGAGAATATATTGGATATGAAAGTATTTGCGTGGGCAAAAGAAGATAACGAAGATAATTCACTGGatataaatgtatgtaaaatttttaattttttctagcAAAAATCATAAATTCAACTAAAAACATCATTTGTATTTCTAGTCTTTGAGCGATTTAGAAACAGAAGGATTTTTAGATAGTTTTACATTGCCACAAAGGAAATCTTTAATACTTCAGAGCAAGAAACAGGacgtaaaaaaagaacaaaagaaaaaattatcaaaagaaaaaaagttcCTTAACATTTCAAGTATATATAAAGCTGATCAAAGTTCTGTCCCCTCACAAAGTAAGAAGCAgagattgcaaaatattaaacaatctGTGAGGCAGCAAGATATTAGTGTTATCAAATCAATACCAAATGTAAATAATTCaaaacaaaagaaattaaaacagACAAAACTGAAGGTCAAATCAAATTTACAGAATGactcaaaattacaaaataatgtcAATACTATATTTTCTGATGCAACCGTATTGAAAGATAAGCAAATAAATGAACAATTAAATAAACCATTTACCAGTACTCCAATATGTCAAAATGAACAGCATTcttctaatttcaatttatcgacTAATATTGATATTAGTGATATCGCAAGTGAAAATAATTTGAATGTTGTGGGAACAAGTAAACTTAAAAGAGATCAATTTCGGAATCATACACCTGTAAAATTATTGCAAAGAAAAATGAGGAAAAAAGTAAAGTCTTTAATTCAATCAAAATCACAGAATTCAAAGCACAATGTACTCCATAATAGAATTAAAAAGATTAAGAAATCTCTGTAATATGAATATTCCATAGTTTAC
This region includes:
- the LOC100644842 gene encoding peptidylglycine alpha-hydroxylating monooxygenase, producing MKGDFTIYVLFALLFKFIKCNSVNKYALLMPNVTSSREELYLCTPVKVDPSQNYYLTGFEPNAMPGVHHILLYGCGKPGSSKSVWNCGEMGYGINNNEDTIVPCAENSQILYAWARDAPTLILPEGVGFKVGGDSSIKYLVLQVHYAHTAKFQDAGTDDSGVFLYYTLRPLNKLAGVLLLGTGGVIPPRSTTYMETACIIKENKTIHPFAYRTHTHSLGKVVSGYLIKPDYTWIELGKRDPLTPQMFYPIHKNVSAEQGDQIAARCTMYNARNSWTYIGPTKADEMCNFYLMYYVENDEPLSMKYCFTSGPPNYYWKNAGLFNIPTIEASSL
- the LOC105665656 gene encoding ADP-ribosylation factor-like protein 6 isoform X1, with the translated sequence MGLFDRLANLLGFRKKEVNVLVVGLNNSGKSTVINNFKREDDRCIDIVPTVGYNVEKFSFKNISFTAFDMSGHDRHRPLWEHYYKDCHGIIFIIDSSDKLRLVVVKEELDMLLQHPDVVGRKIPILFLANKMDLPDSLTTVKLVAGLGLDRIQNKPWHIRATNAITGEGLQLGIEWLTDQIRDIYINKR
- the LOC105665656 gene encoding ADP-ribosylation factor-like protein 6 isoform X2, with translation MGLFDRLANLLGFRKKEVNVLVVGLNNSVKNISFTAFDMSGHDRHRPLWEHYYKDCHGIIFIIDSSDKLRLVVVKEELDMLLQHPDVVGRKIPILFLANKMDLPDSLTTVKLVAGLGLDRIQNKPWHIRATNAITGEGLQLGIEWLTDQIRDIYINKR
- the LOC100644010 gene encoding uncharacterized protein LOC100644010 gives rise to the protein MEAYNILENVINEKDSDENKSSIDELKSKLKNQIHQLKSIILQIECSLDILKFGNIKCVHSNITKCLKTDEVQDINLQLESELYRYSGFHCVKFSKQEHVFNFSPLNKYDKNNVFAVQILNDQYKGILGKWVMPMGIDLHDVICDFPIHELKNVPHFLKICKQYIDCYFIRQEQYTTLMHNISHIKNCKLQTNLGYTQINLELMGVYNKNTDSYITIIIYLLYNINETRPYKIEIDSVTENGLHKEFKNHLESSLVCFKQFDLHTAFENILDMKVFAWAKEDNEDNSLDINSLSDLETEGFLDSFTLPQRKSLILQSKKQDVKKEQKKKLSKEKKFLNISSIYKADQSSVPSQSKKQRLQNIKQSVRQQDISVIKSIPNVNNSKQKKLKQTKLKVKSNLQNDSKLQNNVNTIFSDATVLKDKQINEQLNKPFTSTPICQNEQHSSNFNLSTNIDISDIASENNLNVVGTSKLKRDQFRNHTPVKLLQRKMRKKVKSLIQSKSQNSKHNVLHNRIKKIKKSL